In a genomic window of Vigna angularis cultivar LongXiaoDou No.4 chromosome 6, ASM1680809v1, whole genome shotgun sequence:
- the LOC108344869 gene encoding protein SIEVE ELEMENT OCCLUSION B isoform X1, whose product MSSKQVSSNTLLQEKLLLNPFDVNDDQMLEKIYMTHYHCVEKYDVGSLHSIASKVIDHSIEIAHSIKQNGEQNEQVREEKDTLISCPRLPTLKRISCQMICTGRGEQYAHQTTMLILEQLREYSWDAKAVIALAAFALEYGKLWQLVPIPRDKLEKSLAELNGLHSIMENMQQLDHFNNLVKKVMEVVKCITHWKKLITGDYNVKDVPGLTDTLHEIPVLAYWTIITLVTCTSHIDFLGDKGYRYDLSKFDYKLDYILKNFKEHQDKCNTQIERIKDYSKRKDIINNSTETDIVKYLEALIVDPQEPRPVVYNVLAQKEAGIGVFKNKYVLLFISGTDNIDYETQLLISIDVKLREEPKEVEGYRKEDFSILWIPIVSVWDEEQRKKVENISEVGWFVMKEFKFKTGIDLIKEVFNYKGNPIILLISPQGKVENPDAKQIISTWGIEGFPFRTSDHIRLTQQWNWFWTEIKNVSSTIRELINRDCYIFIYGGTNSKWIEDFSSAVEKLKNSGTFSLVETTIESYKLGSESPKNVPRFWITIDNMLASRKRIKKGDAEVEDSTTREIKNLLSLKQDPNGWAILTKGSHVKLLGFGDAMLRTVMDLEIWKEKLDHEVSFDVAFKDYYEKCEFKSVPKKCEHREFANYPTDILAHLPCPNKKCGHEMGVASVKYKCCHGLETGDIA is encoded by the exons ATGTCGTCTAAGCAAGTTTCCAGTAACACTCTTCTTCAGGAGAAGCTGTTGCTTAACCCATTTGATGTCAATGACGATCAGATGTTGGAGAAAATATACATGACTCATTACCATTGTGTTGAGAAGTACGACGTTGGATCTCTTCACAGTATTGCTTCAAAAGTGATCGACCACTCAATTGAAATTGCTCATTCGATCAAG CAGAATGGGGAACAAAATGAACAAGTCAGAGAAGAAAAGGATACATTAATATCTTGCCCTCGACTCCCTACCTTGAAGCGAATTTCTTGCCAG ATGATTTGCACGGGTCGTGGAGAGCAATATGCCCATCAAACAACGATGTTGATCCTTGAACAGCTGAGAGAGTATTCCTGGGATGCAAAAGCAGTGATAGCTCTGGCGGCGTTTGCTCTTGAGTATGGCAAGCTTTGGCAACTCGTCCCTATTCCACGCGACAAACTTGAAAAATCATTGGCAGAGTTGAATGGACTTCATAGCATCATGGAAAACATGCAGCAGCTAGATCACTTcaacaatttggtgaagaagGTTATGGAAGTAGTTAAATGCATCACTCATTGGAAGAAGCTCATTACTGGAGACTATAACGTAAAGGATGTTCCTGGTTTGACCGACACTTTGCATGAGATTCCTGTTCTTGCGTACTGGACCATTATTACCCTGGTCACTTGTACAAGCCACATTGATTTCTTGGGTGACAA GGGATACAGATATGACTTATCCAAATTTGACTATAAGTTGGACTACATTCTCAAAAATTTCAAGGAGCATCAGGATAAGTGCAACACACAAATAG AGCGAATAAAAGATTATTCAAAGCGGAAGGATATTATCAACAATTCAACTGAAACTGACATTGTAAAATATTTGGAAGCTCTTATTGTTGATCCTCAGGAGCCAAGACCAGTAGTGTATAATGTTCTTGCCCAAAAAGAG GCTGGAATTGGAGTGTTCAAGAACAAGTATGTCTTGTTGTTTATTTCGGGCACTGACAACATTGACTATGAGACTCAGCTTTTGATATCAATCGATGTGAAATTGAGGGAAGAGCCTAAAGAGGTAGAAGGTTACAGAAAAGaggatttcagtattttgtGGATCCCCATTGTGAGTGTTTGGGATGAAGAGCAAAGgaaaaaggtagaaaatatTTCTGAGGTTGGGTGGTTCGTGATGAAggaattcaaattcaaaacaggTATTGATCTTATCAAAGAGGTATTCAACTACAAGGGTAACCCCATTATCTTGCTCATTAGTCCTCAGGGTAAAGTGGAAAACCCTGATGCAAAACAAATTATTTCCACATGGGGGATTGAGGGATTCCCTTTCAGAACCTCTGACCATATTCGACTTACTCAGCAGTGGAACTGGTTTTGGACTGAAATAAAGAACGTCAGTTCAACAATAAGGGAATTG ATCAACAGGGACTGTTACATCTTCATATATGGAGGTACCAACAGCAAGTGGATTGAAGATTTCAGCTCAGCTGTggagaaattgaaaaatagtGGAACTTTCAGCCTAGTGGAAACCACAATTGAGTCCTATAAATTGGGAAGTGAGAGTCCCAAGAACGTTCCACGCTTCTGGATCACCATAGACAACATGCTTGCTAGCAGGAAACGAATAAAGAAGGGTGATGCAGAAGTGGAAGACTCCACAACAAGAGAGATTAAGAATTTGTTGTCCCTCAAACAAGATCCTAATGGATGGGCCATTCTTACAAAAGGGTCTCACGTGAAGCTTCTAGGTTTTGGTGATGCTATGCTTAGAACTGTCATGGACTTGGAAATTTGGAAAGAGAAATTGGACCATGAAGTGAGCTTTGATGTAGCTTTCAAGGATTATTATGAGAAATGCGAGTTTAAGAGTGTTCCTAAAAAATGTGAACATAGGGAATTTGCTAATTACCCCACGGACATTCTAGCTCACTTACCATGTCCAAATAAGAAGTGTGGACATGAAATGGGAGTAGCTTCTGTTAAATACAAATGCTGCCATGGTCTTGAAACTGGTGACATTGCCTAA
- the LOC108344869 gene encoding protein SIEVE ELEMENT OCCLUSION B isoform X2, giving the protein MSSKQVSSNTLLQEKLLLNPFDVNDDQMLEKIYMTHYHCVEKYDVGSLHSIASKVIDHSIEIAHSIKNGEQNEQVREEKDTLISCPRLPTLKRISCQMICTGRGEQYAHQTTMLILEQLREYSWDAKAVIALAAFALEYGKLWQLVPIPRDKLEKSLAELNGLHSIMENMQQLDHFNNLVKKVMEVVKCITHWKKLITGDYNVKDVPGLTDTLHEIPVLAYWTIITLVTCTSHIDFLGDKGYRYDLSKFDYKLDYILKNFKEHQDKCNTQIERIKDYSKRKDIINNSTETDIVKYLEALIVDPQEPRPVVYNVLAQKEAGIGVFKNKYVLLFISGTDNIDYETQLLISIDVKLREEPKEVEGYRKEDFSILWIPIVSVWDEEQRKKVENISEVGWFVMKEFKFKTGIDLIKEVFNYKGNPIILLISPQGKVENPDAKQIISTWGIEGFPFRTSDHIRLTQQWNWFWTEIKNVSSTIRELINRDCYIFIYGGTNSKWIEDFSSAVEKLKNSGTFSLVETTIESYKLGSESPKNVPRFWITIDNMLASRKRIKKGDAEVEDSTTREIKNLLSLKQDPNGWAILTKGSHVKLLGFGDAMLRTVMDLEIWKEKLDHEVSFDVAFKDYYEKCEFKSVPKKCEHREFANYPTDILAHLPCPNKKCGHEMGVASVKYKCCHGLETGDIA; this is encoded by the exons ATGTCGTCTAAGCAAGTTTCCAGTAACACTCTTCTTCAGGAGAAGCTGTTGCTTAACCCATTTGATGTCAATGACGATCAGATGTTGGAGAAAATATACATGACTCATTACCATTGTGTTGAGAAGTACGACGTTGGATCTCTTCACAGTATTGCTTCAAAAGTGATCGACCACTCAATTGAAATTGCTCATTCGATCAAG AATGGGGAACAAAATGAACAAGTCAGAGAAGAAAAGGATACATTAATATCTTGCCCTCGACTCCCTACCTTGAAGCGAATTTCTTGCCAG ATGATTTGCACGGGTCGTGGAGAGCAATATGCCCATCAAACAACGATGTTGATCCTTGAACAGCTGAGAGAGTATTCCTGGGATGCAAAAGCAGTGATAGCTCTGGCGGCGTTTGCTCTTGAGTATGGCAAGCTTTGGCAACTCGTCCCTATTCCACGCGACAAACTTGAAAAATCATTGGCAGAGTTGAATGGACTTCATAGCATCATGGAAAACATGCAGCAGCTAGATCACTTcaacaatttggtgaagaagGTTATGGAAGTAGTTAAATGCATCACTCATTGGAAGAAGCTCATTACTGGAGACTATAACGTAAAGGATGTTCCTGGTTTGACCGACACTTTGCATGAGATTCCTGTTCTTGCGTACTGGACCATTATTACCCTGGTCACTTGTACAAGCCACATTGATTTCTTGGGTGACAA GGGATACAGATATGACTTATCCAAATTTGACTATAAGTTGGACTACATTCTCAAAAATTTCAAGGAGCATCAGGATAAGTGCAACACACAAATAG AGCGAATAAAAGATTATTCAAAGCGGAAGGATATTATCAACAATTCAACTGAAACTGACATTGTAAAATATTTGGAAGCTCTTATTGTTGATCCTCAGGAGCCAAGACCAGTAGTGTATAATGTTCTTGCCCAAAAAGAG GCTGGAATTGGAGTGTTCAAGAACAAGTATGTCTTGTTGTTTATTTCGGGCACTGACAACATTGACTATGAGACTCAGCTTTTGATATCAATCGATGTGAAATTGAGGGAAGAGCCTAAAGAGGTAGAAGGTTACAGAAAAGaggatttcagtattttgtGGATCCCCATTGTGAGTGTTTGGGATGAAGAGCAAAGgaaaaaggtagaaaatatTTCTGAGGTTGGGTGGTTCGTGATGAAggaattcaaattcaaaacaggTATTGATCTTATCAAAGAGGTATTCAACTACAAGGGTAACCCCATTATCTTGCTCATTAGTCCTCAGGGTAAAGTGGAAAACCCTGATGCAAAACAAATTATTTCCACATGGGGGATTGAGGGATTCCCTTTCAGAACCTCTGACCATATTCGACTTACTCAGCAGTGGAACTGGTTTTGGACTGAAATAAAGAACGTCAGTTCAACAATAAGGGAATTG ATCAACAGGGACTGTTACATCTTCATATATGGAGGTACCAACAGCAAGTGGATTGAAGATTTCAGCTCAGCTGTggagaaattgaaaaatagtGGAACTTTCAGCCTAGTGGAAACCACAATTGAGTCCTATAAATTGGGAAGTGAGAGTCCCAAGAACGTTCCACGCTTCTGGATCACCATAGACAACATGCTTGCTAGCAGGAAACGAATAAAGAAGGGTGATGCAGAAGTGGAAGACTCCACAACAAGAGAGATTAAGAATTTGTTGTCCCTCAAACAAGATCCTAATGGATGGGCCATTCTTACAAAAGGGTCTCACGTGAAGCTTCTAGGTTTTGGTGATGCTATGCTTAGAACTGTCATGGACTTGGAAATTTGGAAAGAGAAATTGGACCATGAAGTGAGCTTTGATGTAGCTTTCAAGGATTATTATGAGAAATGCGAGTTTAAGAGTGTTCCTAAAAAATGTGAACATAGGGAATTTGCTAATTACCCCACGGACATTCTAGCTCACTTACCATGTCCAAATAAGAAGTGTGGACATGAAATGGGAGTAGCTTCTGTTAAATACAAATGCTGCCATGGTCTTGAAACTGGTGACATTGCCTAA
- the LOC108343814 gene encoding ankyrin repeat-containing protein P16F5.05c produces MGVAEANTALQAPSKATSDSVEALLDAVRYNDMDDVKSLEANGVPLDSKDDQGRTALHMAAANGHVDIVEYLIIKGVDLNAPNEEKNTPLHWACLNGHVEVVKKLILAGANVSVLNRHERTPMDEAVSRGKLEVMDATNEAVALVELRGAMVSEQET; encoded by the exons ATGGGTGTGGCGGAGGCCAACACAGCCCTTCAAGCGCCCTCCAAAGCGACGTCAGATAGCGTCGAAGCCTTGCTTGat GCTGTAAGATATAATGACATGGATGATGTTAAGAGCTTAGAGGCAAATGGGGTTCCTCTTGATTCCAAGGATGATCAGGGGAGAACAG CTCTTCATATGGCTGCGGCTAATGGACATGTGGATATTGTGGAGTATCTAATCATTAAAGGAGTG GATCTTAATGCACCTAATGAGGAAAAAAATACACCTCTTCATTGGGCGTGTCTCAATGGGCATGTTGAG GTTGTCAAGAAACTAATATTAGCTGGAGCTAATGTCAGTGTTTTAAACAG GCACGAGAGGACCCCAATGGATGAAGCTGTGAGTAGGGGAAAGCTAGAAGTGATGGATGCAACCAATGAAGCTGTGGCACTAGTTGAACTTCGTGGTGCTATGGTTTCTGAACAAGAAACCTGA